DNA from Malus sylvestris chromosome 11, drMalSylv7.2, whole genome shotgun sequence:
TTGCTGAGAAAATAgataaacagaaagaaaaatgtgAGCTTTCGTCTGtttgtttgttgattatcaGATAGCTTGGGTGAGAGATCCAGGAAGAGGCGATGGACCGATACATAATGTTGATGCCAATGTTGAATACTGTTCTGTgatcaaaacaaaattaagggCTCATCGTATTCTGATGGGTGCTGAAATGGATTGCTGTGATTCAACTGATGATGGAAGGAGGTTTTATGTGGAATTAAAGACAAGCCATGAGGTTGAGATATGTTTTTCTTCACTTTCCGTTACATGCAAATTTTTTCTTCTCTGAGTTTTCTTATGTAACTGACTGTAATTTCTCATTCAATTGTGCAGTTGGACAACCATAAGATAGAGTACGAGTTTGAGAAAGAAAAGCTCCTCAAATTTTGGGTACATTACTGTTTTAAAGACAAGCCATGAGGTTGAGATCTGTTTTTCTTCAATAGCTTTTGTTAGAGATTGACATGCATAGTTGAAATCATTTCGATAGTAAATAAATGAGTAGAAGTcagtttgaaaagaaaataaactttGCGAAATTTTGTAGCATTTAAATGGTGATGTAAAGCAATGATGTATAACTAGTTAAGATGGCAGATAAAAGCTTAAGTTGGTGGATATGAAAATAGTTCAATTGGTGGAAGATTGTTCAAGGTAAGAGTCTGTAGTCTCTGCATTTCTCAACAATTGAATAGAATGTGAACATTCAAAGTTCTAATACACATTTGTTTCACAATTGTATAGGACTCTCTATTGACGAGTTCTCGAGGAAGAAGTTGGATGCAACTGCAGAGGAGCTCAGTGAGGAGAAAGCTTTGGCATACTCTTGCCTCTCTTAGATGCTCTTGGCCTTTCCTTGGTGTGGTTGTAAGTTGGCCTCCCTGCAATGTGTGAGAAAAGCAGCTGAAGTTTTGAATAATGCCATTGTTAAGATAGATATGTTAATGATGCAGAAGCTGCTTCTGTGGGTTTTACAGTTATTGAGCCCAATATTCTATTCGGACACTTcgacttttttcttcttttagttgCATATTTGAATGGGATTGTCCCATTGACGTAAAATAATCCATATCTGCCTTGATTCTAATTTGTTAGTTCTTGTGCTTATGTTGATTTCCAAGACTTtcttggaggaaaaaaaaaaaaaaaaaaccgaaaaaaaaccgaacccgaaccgaaaaaaaaaccgaaccgaaaaaaaccgaaaaaaatatgggccgaaccgaaatttcggtttggtttcggttttggcaaaaaaccaaaccgataAGAACCGAACCCAACCctacccccatatggttaacccctatcaacaaatgggaaattgaagtcaagttctaccaagtgaggagatattggccattcagacacccattgcatcatctcctacctcatttagctactcgctaagtcaccaaacgtatctgtctcttggtaagaggaaggatttttactctcagcaagctcattacaacaagaaggataaaagttcgtatcaagacaaccaggggtgaacgtaccgtcgactattatgactatgagGCCAAGCcttactctttcaaagtggaggactaggtactgaaggaaatgctattataagaaggcatacacattacaaatgtttttactctcaaccgcttgagatcttttgtcacacaagccattcggcaaatatttaaagaagagagaattcagacaacttcttctgagtcttttgcgttcctagcactagaacacttggtctatgctgacctacccttatactccaactcaaagcttcaatatgcgtactttgacacaaagtatgtgatactaagttttacaaccaacatggttcacatatcaaaaacataggtcccttcatgcatagcaaaacattcataagcattactcatatcaatcaacataaacattatacattccaacacattcatacataaacatcataaattctaacacattcatacataaacatcatacattccaacacatccatacataagccaattgtgcttcgaaagggttcaacatactttgtgtctttgacatttgctacaatgtgcctcgacaccttgcccttattctcaccaaccaggtgatgaaatgtaaataaggaactcatcttcatgccacaaaccaggtgatgaaatgtacaacccgtactctaatatcatttggcaacttgccactcataccaccaaccaggtgatgaaatgtaaaacccgtattctcattcatgccaccaaccaggcgatgaaatgtacaacccgtactctaatatcatttggcaacttgccattcatgccaccaaccaggtgaaaaaggaactcatcttcatgccaccaaccaggtgatgaaatgtacaacccgtactctccttcatgccaccaaccaggtgatgaaatgtacaacccgtactctcgttcatgccactaaccaggtgatgaaatgtacaacccgtactctaatattatttggcaacttgccactcatgccaccaaccaggtgatgaaatgtacaaccagtactctaatatcatttggcaacttgccactcatgccaccaaccaggtgaagaataaactcatcttcatgccactaaccaggtgatgaaatgtacaacccgtactctaatatcatttggcaacttgtcattcatgccaccaaccaggtgaagaaggaactcatcctcgtgccaccaaccaggtgatgaaatgtgataaaaggtgatgaaggaactcaccttcgtaccaccaaccaagtgatgaaagtaactcaccattcattccacctaccaaaagacgagtggtacaacttgtacatgtgaactcctaacatTCACAAGTAATAAAAAACCTTtgagcttgacaactcaactaggggagcacttatgcccaacaagagttatagtcaccaacaaagtcttattgcaagccaacaacttcagtgcatggcatacgaagatcaagctatttaaccctcttgcatctgcttcagacatttcccctctataacaatgcaaacactacaacttgtagaaagcttcacactcttgatcaagatagtgtgaagcaaaaccaatttatggtgccaacaagaacttcatcaaaagagttcaaccacaattctcaaaagcttcacacactcttgatcaagacagtatgaagcaaaaccaatttatggtgccaacaagagcttcatcaaatgagggcaaccacaattctcaaaagcttcacacactcttgatcaagacaatgtgaagcaaaaccaaattatggtgccaacaaaagcatcatcaaatgagttcaaccataattcttaaaagcttcacacacttttgatcaagacagtgtgaagcaaaaccaatttatggtgccaataagagcttcatcaatggaaggcaaccacaattctcaaaagcttcacacactcttgatcaagataatgtgaagcaaaaccaatttatggtgccaacaaaagcttcatcaaaggagttcaaccacaattctcaaaagcttcacacactcttgatcaagacagtgtgaagcaaaaccaatttatggtgccaacaagaccttcatcaatggagggcaaccataattctcaaaagtttcacacactcttgatcaagacagtgtaaagcaaaaccaatttatggtgccaacaaaagtttcatcaatggagggcaactacaattctcaaaacttcgaggcaaattcaagactgttcgaagcaaattcaatttatatggttcatccaaaccttcgactactacaaggtgtggcttgcatcacaatctcttgctcaaagtgtggaagcaaaatttgtatatgttgtctctcccacattttcaaatttctagtttctcaaaaaaataaaaaataaaaaggaaattcaacaaaacttcatcaatggaggacaactacaaattctcaaaagcttcacattatcttgatcaagatagtgtgaagcaaaatcaattcctggtacccaacaaagcttcaacctcaaagcttcaccaacaaatcttcacctataaaacttaatatatatatatatatatatatatatatatatatatatttttttttttttcagaaattcgaaaattcaaaaattcaaaaattcaaaaataagaaaatttgaaaattcaaaaaaaaaaaattgcctaggcctcctcttctttgggcctaacaactttcataacaaatatatatgaatgaggagttttgggttaccacttagaaaggaaaatggtgaagttttgttactttggaaacttggctactagcaagacacatccttcgtcaactccctcaaccggagacttggggaactcctaccatgtgctactgcaccttgatactcataagtctcacgaccactcagtgacttggattttttcaagtctccaaccgagaagttttcctcactcaggaaattaagggagcactacctcaacctacatgttttactcacaaaacttcaacatacaagcttcaacaaaaggaaaaattcaaagaacttagtgaataaGGTCTTGGTGTATTCAACACAacacgttgaaatgaagcaaaacttgtttattgatatctccgataagttacaaatatgtacatacacatgaatcaaaataaacaaacaagagggagctttcacaaaggttgctcaagagaagtcttagcagtcggcagagccccagaaagagaatgcaccagagggtgattattcggagcctcagtattaggcagaaccccaaaaggatgaggcatcgaaggttaatcatttggagcttcattacgcagtacaaccccagaagacgaaggcaataaatgcctttggaacaaacccacaaacctctgatgatcaagtaaaatctgaccatcagattcctgtagCTAGTCGAGCTTCATCtttatgtttgtagcatagtcatgtgcgagcctgtgcaactgtttattctcatgtttgagccttttgatctcatgtttaagacttatcacttcagccgccaatgattcaacttggcgagttcgagcaaataggcattgggccatattagacacagaacctgcacactaaacactgagagccagagaattcttaacagccaactcatcagactgtttggaaagtagtctgttatctttgggagtgagaaggtttctggccaccaccgcagcggtcatatcattctacatcacagagtccccaacggtaagaggaccagtaagggataagaaagatgggcgccatatgttgtcttgagaaggcatggctgcctcttcaccaaagttcaagtcagaACGACGGTCGGATGAGCCAGACATTcttataaatgatgaaagagaaataaggtgcaataaatctctgaagtaaagggaaaattcttacaagcagtaactctctgaatgtacttcttgcacacaattgatgcccttataaaagaaatggcaatagagtcgttggttcaaaaatcgaagaggcaccactttccagaTTCCGAAGAGGttccactttccacacgtaacatcagctcctTGGGTACCagaaataactttgccaaagatctctgacaaagtttaaacacataaattttgaaagtccagctaccctactattacccacaagggtaaaggaacaacatcactgcttgataactggaaagtccctatgtgtgtcaaggcagactggcaaaaatgcccaacctctactcacattcgagaaaacactcccaacaagattgcttgctcaaaaatcaaagaggcatcgctcttcgaatctcgagagtcaaactcccaacaagattacttgctcaaaaatcgaagaggcaccgctctccgaatctcgagagccaaattcCCAACATGATtagtttctcaaaaattgaagaggcaccaccctccgaatctcgagagctagactcccaacaggattactttctcaaaaatcgaagagacaccgctatcTGAATTAGGGCTGGGCAAACGGGTCATGGACCCGCGGGTAGGGGCGGGTAATACGGGTGCGGGGCGGGTACGGGCCGGTTCTTAGTTTTGTAAAAGTAGATCGGGGCGGGACGGGCTGGGTAATTGAAGTTTTAGGGGCGGGTCGGTTCCAAAATTATAGGATCCGCGGGTACCCGGACCGGCCCGTTTGTGCTAGATTTGACGGACGAGATTTAATATCATCTCTCCATCCAATCTCAACCGTCAGTTCAAGTTTTCAACTTTCAACCCTAGCCAACCTTCCCCGAGTCCCGAGTTCCAGAAGCATCATCAGCCGCAGCAGCCTCAAACCTCAGTCTCTTGAATTCTCAGACTCTCCCTCGACTCCATCTCCCTGAGTCCCTCTCCCTATCCCTCTCCCTCGAATCCCTCTCCCTATCCCTCTccgttgatttttctttttaaaattttgctaatttttgtgttttgatttgaTTCAGGGAGGAAAGCGAGCTTCTTTGTTGTCAGATCTGACACCAGGGTTAGCTCGGGTTCGAATTCGAAGGCTCGCCGGGCTGATCAGCTGATTACCAATGTTGTTGCAGTTAATCAtctccttttcctttctctctttaaCTTTTGAAATTGATTTCGGATTTTGTTGTTATTTGTAATGCCTGGAGTTCTGAATTTAGTTGTTgggtgtttaattttttttagaccAAAGCTGATGGCGCTGCAGCTTCGACCGCATCGAAACCTGGGTATGTTTTTGTATTTGCTAATTTTTGAGCTCTAGTTTTAGCTATAAACGCGATACTCGTACATAAATAGTTTTAACATGTGAGTTATGCATGTAATTCAATGTTGAGGAATGTTAGGATAGGATTCGACCTCGGGTGACTGTTGTTTCCGATTCATCATCTGACAATTTTCGAGTATATTTGGATGAATTGTGTGATTAATTTGTGTTTTGTATgcgatcaatttttttttttggagtaaaATAGAAACTATTGTGGAAACACGGTCTGTAGATTTAAGATGTGAATCGCATTTATAGTGCAGGCAATcgtgaaaatttaaattttttacatCAAGGCTTTGCATGCCATGTAGTGAACTGTAATTGCAAGATTCAGAATGAAACCatgaatttgtaaatttagaaTTCACGATATTGTTTAGTTTGTTCAGCTTTTAATTTCCTTAATTAGATGAAAAGGACGGGTAGATACACATCATACTGGATGTTTCTTGTCCGTTGATATCCTTTGAATTGGAatgtattgaatttttttttttaaaaaaaggaCCCGTGTACCCAGACCGAACCGGCCCGTTTCAACCGGACCGGGTAAGGTCCGGTTCCTATTTTCAGAATTGTAATGCCCGGCCCTACCTGCCCCGTCTCCTTTAATTTTGGGTCCGGTCCGGTCCCTTTAAAAatgggcccggcccggcccgtgcccagccctaatctgaatctcaagagccagactccccataggattgctttctcaaatatcgaagaggcattgttctccgaatctcgagagccagatccccgacagaattgcttgttcgaaaaccgaagaggcaccgctctccgaacttcgagagccatatttccttggataaagcttgtctgcaatcttcacacgcaacattagctttccagatagcacagaccattttttcaaagtgctctaacaaagttaaaacatgtgaagcttgtcgctcccactacattgctatgaccaagaagggtaaaggaataacattactacttgttgttagggagactcctatatatgtcgaccacTATCCTTCACTGACaggtagacctgcaaaaatgctcaacccttccttatatctgagagggcattcctaacgaagcctctcgaaatactcagctttcttccccccccccccaataatacctatgtaaaccagccacaccaaagcaagagtatcccatatcatgctttttccctgtcttttccttttcccttgttcttacctgcaagacaaggagaaagaaagtaataagtcagcacttggaatcaagcttacagtcaagaactgactgcctagaacctcttgcctgattacttatctggcattgctctcgagtactcatcttcaacatcttatgcttccagaaaagataccacatctgcctgaggaatagatagggcaagtgagaaggatacaaggaagcatgtggagaccaACGTAACAAaacacatgccgatacatccactactttgtcaacagcaaaagtatcccatatcatcatggtcgaacgtactctagatttgatggacttgttttaaccctcaaattcttaagtcggccttatactctggaggaaaccagaaaaccctccagcctagttcaagaataagcctgtggaaagttacttcttcaaaagcaaaagtatctcatataatctcttctccatttgcttctccttatccttattgctgtttacgacacaaggagaaggagaacaatcaaccgaaagccaaagtcgaaccttcgatccaggttgcttgcttggaagtctgattgcttaccttgtctgttacctcattcgacaAATATCTTAGCTCagcgacttgggagactcctactataggggttatatcgcacttgaccaagccgaaactacaagtaagctttaagtgaaattgatacattaccttgtgcatcttcatcggttaaagataccaccccttgatggaggaaaagtacttccagagaagatgccacatctacatatgagacagataaggtaagtgaaaatgatactgcacttcggtacttagaagtttcattattactcaatggcttggatcttgcaagtccctaacctaggagcttccctcactcgggaacttaggggagcactgcttgtaccatacttgaccaatcccgaaactactgagcaccggtcaacgttataccgtcaaggacccagaagagttttctTCCAACCAGGAGCCCAatcacatgtcaacatcagaagccaatcatagcacgacacgtgttaacatcagaagccaatcacaacacgacacgtttcaatgtcagaatgaaactagaaactatcttctataaatacaaatcattctctcacaatatttcctaatgtcatttgtattaaatcatttactagtactcactaaaggagagcttgaacctatgtacttgtgtaaacccttcacaattaatgagaactcctctactcctatatatgtcgacctctatccttCACAGACaggtagacctgcaaaaatgctcaacccttccttatatctgagagggcactcctaacaaagcctctcgaaatactcagctttcttcccccccaataatacctatgtaaaccagccacaccaaagcaagagtatcccatatcatgttttttccctgtcttttcctttgcccttgttcttacctgcaagacaaggagaaagagagtaataagtcagcacttggaatcaagcttccagtcaagaactgactgcctggaacctcttgcctgattacttatctagcattgctctcgagtactcatcttcaacatcttatgcttccagaaaagataccacatctgcctgaggaatagatagggcaagtgaaaaggatacaaggaagcatgtggagaccaacgtaacagaacacatgccgatacatccactactttgtcaacagcaaaagtatcccgtATCATCatggtcgaacgtactctagatttgatggacttgttttgaccctcaaattcttaagtcggccttatactctggaggaaaccagaaaaccctccagcctagttcaagaataagcctgtggaaagttacttcttcaaaagcaaaagtatctcatataatctcttctccatttgattctccttatccttgttgctgtttacgacacaaggagaaggagaacaaccaaccgaaagccgaagtcgaacctccgatccaggttgtttgcttggaagtctgattgcttaccttgtctgttacttCCTTCGACAAATCtcttagctcggcgacttaggggactcctactataggggttatatcgcacttgaccaagccgaaactacaagtaagctttaagtgaaattgatacattaccttgtgcatcttcatcggttaaagataccaaccctggatggaggaaaagtacttccagagaagatgccacatctacatatgagacagataagcaagtgaaaatgatactgcacttcggtacttagaagtttcattattactcaatggcttggatcttgcaagtacccaaccgagaagcttccctcactcgggaacttaggggagcactgcttgtaccatacttgaccaatcccgaaactactgagcaccggtcaacgttataccgtcaaggacccagaagagtttccttccaaccaggagcccaatcacagcgtgacacatgtcgacatcagaagccaatcatagcacgacacgtgttaacatcagaagccaatcacaacatgacacgtgtcaatgtcagaatgaaactagaaactatcttctataaatacaaatcattctctcacaatatttcctaatgtcatttgtattaaatcatttactagtactcactaaaggagagcttgaacctatgtacttgtgtaaacccttcacaattaatgagaactcctctactccgtggacgtagccaatctaggtgaaccacgtacatcttgtgttcgcttccctgtccctatccatttacttacgtatccacactagtgaccggagcaatctagcgaaggtcacaaacttaacactttatgttgacACAAaatcctcgctgattttgtgcatcaacacaattagtatatttatatttatgactaaattttttatcatatatttttgtttttagtttgtacctatttttaattgtaaatattttttaatttgtaccaattttcttttcatttttaatttgtacccatatattagtttctttttgtgcccaattttttaaagttttatttgtgtttgtacccatgtgtataccgtcacatgacattgtatatttaatcaatgatagaaaaattacatatggtatatttatgttttatgcc
Protein-coding regions in this window:
- the LOC126589668 gene encoding uncharacterized protein LOC126589668 isoform X2; the protein is MILIQVELTNMDLKSISSRSLPDPHTLRKSSHLLGPKVLPIAWVRDPGRGDGPIHNVDANVEYCSVIKTKLRAHRILMGAEMDCCDSTDDGRRFYVELKTSHEDSLLTSSRGRSWMQLQRSSVRRKLWHTLASLRCSWPFLGVVVSWPPCNV
- the LOC126589668 gene encoding uncharacterized protein LOC126589668 isoform X1 codes for the protein MILIQVELTNMDLKSISSRSLPDPHTLRKSSHLLGPKVLPIAWVRDPGRGDGPIHNVDANVEYCSVIKTKLRAHRILMGAEMDCCDSTDDGRRFYVELKTSHELDNHKIEYEFEKEKLLKFWDSLLTSSRGRSWMQLQRSSVRRKLWHTLASLRCSWPFLGVVVSWPPCNV